The following are encoded together in the Lathyrus oleraceus cultivar Zhongwan6 chromosome 3, CAAS_Psat_ZW6_1.0, whole genome shotgun sequence genome:
- the LOC127130233 gene encoding xyloglucan endotransglucosylase protein 1-like — MCKIYDISQFKSLYCGKTYRCGKQVITIMLSSQGPHHDEIDMEFLGNLSGDPYILSTNFYANGDGGHEVQFYLWFDPTNDFHTYSIDWNPQRIIILVDNIPIRVIHNRQNIGVPFPTRQPMKLYTTLWNGDSWATRGGQVKIDWSKSPFTAGFRNFSANACMPSPSNNCLGFNGGEDKGLNGETRKKLKEIYSKLIVYDYCRDFIRFARGLPNECRNRLTDHPDEY, encoded by the exons ATGTGTAAGATTTATGACATTAGCCAATTCAAATCGTTATATTGTGGCAAAACTTATAGATGTGGAAAACAAGTTATTACTATTATG CTAAGTTCTCAAGGACCACACCATGATGAGATTGATATGGAATTTTTGGGTAACTTGTCTGGTGATCCATATATTCTCTCAACCAATTTTTATGCCAATGGTGATGGAGGTCACGAGGTACAATTCTATCTTTGGTTTGATCCCACAAACGACTTTCACACTTACTCTATTGATTGGAATCCTCAGCGCATAAT AATATTGGTGGATAACATACCCATAAGAGTGATACATAATAGACAAAACATTGGTGTTCCATTCCCAACAAGGCAACCAATGAAATTATACACAACACTATGGAATGGAGATTCATGGGCAACAAGAGGGGGACAAGTGAAAATTGATTGGTCAAAGTCTCCATTCACGGCTGGATTTAGAAACTTCAGTGCTAATGCGTGCATGCCTAGTCCATCAAATAATTGCTTAGGTTTCAATGGCGGAGAAGATAAAGGTCTTAATGGTGAAACAAGGAAGAAGCTCAAAGAGATTTATTCAAAATTGATTGTTTATGACTATTGTCGTGATTTTATACGTTTTGCTCGTGGTCTGCCTAATGAATGCCGCAATCGCTTAACAGATCACCCAGATGAATATTAG